Below is a genomic region from Ferribacterium limneticum.
ACCCACAACGCATAGCACATGCGGATATACTCTTGCACGGCGCATATCTGTCGAAAGCGCCGCTCCGCTTCCATCCAAAAACAAGGGAATACACATGCACTCAAGACTGGTTTTGTCCGTACTTGCCGCACTCGCTTGCCTGCCCGCCGTGGGCCATGCCCAACAATGCCCGACCGGCTATACCGCCACCACAGTGACCGGCCGCGTGACGACGATGAATGTTTCCCAAACCCGGCAAGTCGGCCAGGTCTGCCTGGTCATGGTTACCGCCGACGGTCGCGAAGTGTTTGACAACTGCGGCGCACTGCTCGGCAAAGTCACCGCGACGGATACTACGACCGGCGCCAGCACGCTGAACCATACCGCCGTCTTCGAACTCCTCGAATCCTTCCAGACTTACCAGGATACAGCCCAGGTCACCGGTGTCCTCGACACCGATGCCGACGGCAATCCCTGTGCCTTCTCGGTCACCGAGCACATGACCAAAATCCGCTCAGGCACGGGCATTTTCTACGGCGCAACCATTGACGTTGTTGGCGAAGGCAGCATCAGCTTCTGTCCGGACAAGAACCTCAACACCTTCCAGCTCAACGGCCACGGCTGCGTCCGCAAGCTTCGCCGCTAATCGCCGCAGTTGTTCGGCCAGCCCGGTTTCTCGATCGGGTTGGCCGAATCCGCCTTCAACGCAGCACCGAAGCGTAGCCCTCTTCCGCCAGCACCTGGCGCACAGCCGGCCTGGTCAGCATCCGCCGGTAGTGGGCCTCGCAGTTTTCCGGCAATGGAATGCCGATGCGATCGGCCCAGAACTCAACGTAGAACAGCGCCGCATCGGCGATCGTGAAGTGATCAACAACGTATTGCCGCCCGGCCAGTTCGCGATTGACGATGGCGAAAGCCTTGTCGATGATCTGCCGGCCCTGGGCCTTGACCGACTCGTGGTCCGAACTGCTCGGCGCGAAGCGCTCGGTAGTGAAAATCCGGGCAAAGCCTTGCGTGTGCAGCGTATGCACGGCGTAGTTCATGACGCTGAGCACCTGCACTTCATCCTTCAAGGCTTCCGGCAGCAATTTGCGCTTCGGGTAATTGCGCGCCAGCCACCAGGCGATGGCCGAGAATTCGGTGAGCGCCGTGCCATCGTCAAGGACCAGCGCCGGTATCGAACCCTTGGGATTGATCGCGGCATAGTCCTTCTTGTACTGGTCGCCGGCCAGCAGATTGACGACGTAGGCTTCGAAGACCAGGCCGCATTCTTCGAGCAGGATGTGGATGCCGGTCGAGCACGAACCCGGCGTCATGTAGAACTTCATGGTCATTCGGTTTCTTCCTCAAGCACCAGGCCAGCGAACAACCCTTCAGCGCGGATCATCGCCTTGAAGGCCTTCATCACCGGGCGGGATAGCGTTGTTTCAGCCAGCACGCGGGTTTCGTAAATGAAATTTTTGAGCGCCTCGCTCGACTCGCGCCGGGCATCCGCGATCAAGGCATGGAACTCGTCGCCAAAACGCTGGCCGGGCCGGTCCTTGACGGCGTCGTAGAGCGCCTCCATGACGATCTTGTCGACGCTCCCCATCTTGCACTTGCCGTCGAGGATCTTGAGCATGACCGTGGTGGCGCAATCGACATCGCTCGGCGACAGCGCATGCGTCGCCACCCAGTCGCGAACACGCGCTGCCGTCATGCCGCCAGCGGACCAGCCTGGGCGGCAACCAGCGCCTCGTAGCCGCCATCGACGCTGAACACTTTTGAATAGCGGAAATCGATGAACATCTGGGCGAAAACCTTGCTGGCGTTGCCGTGGTAGCAATAGATCACCACCGGTGCCTCCTTCGGCAGGCGCTTCATCCAGGCCAGCAGGCGATCTTCGGACAGATGCGCGGCACCATCGAGATGCGCCTTCTGGTAGTTGGCCATGTCGCGCACGTCAAAAACGATGGGGGGCGGCTCACCGCGCAGCAACGAGATGGCCTCACTGGCCGAAATGCAGCGAAAAGCAGGTTTTTCAACGGTGTTCATGGTGGGCGGCGGGAAAAAGGCAATAAACCTTCCGATGCAAGAGCAATGCCACCCGCCGGAATCGCGCAAAACGTTGATTTACGGTTCTTCGCCGGCATCCCGGCACCCGGAGTTGTCGCCTTCGCGACAATCTCCGAAGGCAAAACCCCGCCACAATCAACCGTCCCCGGCCGACGCTTTTCCGGTTAGGCTGTCCCGACTGCCACCGGCAGCCCACCAAGGAGCGCCATGCCTACCGCAACACGGCCCGATCAACGGCAGAACCAGCTTCTGGCCGGTCTGAGCCTGGCCGAGCAATCCCGGTTGCACGACGATCTCGAACCCGTTTTACTCGAGGACGGCAGCGTCCTGCAGAACGCCGGCGAGTTGCTGAGCCACGTCTATTTCCCGACCAGTTGCGTCATTTCGCTGATCGCCACCACCCGTGAAGGCGCTGCCACCGAGTTGGCCATGGTCGGCAACGAAGGTCTGGCCGGCATCTCGGCGGTTCTCGGCGACGAACTGTCCAGCCACAAGCTGGTCGTCCAGGGCGCCGGCCATGCCTATCGCCTGAAAGCCGAAACCCTGCGTTGGGAACTGGCCGAGGGCGGCCGCTTGCAGCAGATGGCGCTGCGTTACGCCCAGGCGCTCATGGTGCAGACCGCACAGGGCCTGCTCTGCGCCCGGCACCACAGCGTCGAACAGCAACTGGGCCGCTGGCTGCAGCTCTGTCTGGATCGGCGACCGGACAACCGGATCGCCATGACCCAGGAGCGCATCGCCAGCCTGCTCGGCCTGCG
It encodes:
- a CDS encoding glutathione S-transferase family protein translates to MTMKFYMTPGSCSTGIHILLEECGLVFEAYVVNLLAGDQYKKDYAAINPKGSIPALVLDDGTALTEFSAIAWWLARNYPKRKLLPEALKDEVQVLSVMNYAVHTLHTQGFARIFTTERFAPSSSDHESVKAQGRQIIDKAFAIVNRELAGRQYVVDHFTIADAALFYVEFWADRIGIPLPENCEAHYRRMLTRPAVRQVLAEEGYASVLR
- a CDS encoding thiosulfate sulfurtransferase GlpE, with the translated sequence MNTVEKPAFRCISASEAISLLRGEPPPIVFDVRDMANYQKAHLDGAAHLSEDRLLAWMKRLPKEAPVVIYCYHGNASKVFAQMFIDFRYSKVFSVDGGYEALVAAQAGPLAA